One genomic segment of Bombyx mori chromosome W, ASM3026992v2 includes these proteins:
- the LOC134201744 gene encoding uncharacterized protein LOC134201744 → MNYLNYEKWLRCQLLPNLPPNSVVVVDNASYHNKQSDPAPTANAKKVYMKKSLQEKEIPYDENMLKPQLFSLIKAHKEQHKTYSIDKILSNHNHSVLRLAPYHPDLNPIKMAGAAIKGYVSSKNVNWSTGKVIELVKEKVAAMGAPEWGRLCQKIKEIEAEYVKSDHVVDLVTDEFVIFADDDCDTDEESSDDDDGLDYDSEKTITNTSSASADPRPGTSSSFDLMERISILPLD, encoded by the coding sequence CACCAAATTCCGTTGTAGTAGTCGACAATGCGTCATATCACAATAAACAGTCTGACCCCGCCCCAACTGCCAATGCCAAAAAAGTCTATATGAAGAAATCGTTACAAGAAAAAGAAATTCCATACGATGAAAACATGTTGAAACCCCAGCTTTTTAGCTTGATTAAAGCACATAAGGAACAACacaaaacatacagcattgataaaattttatcaaaccACAACCATTCAGTGCTTCGCTTAGCTCCATACCATCCAGACCTCAACCCAATTAAAATGGCTGGGGCAGCTATTAAAGGGTATGTCAGTAGCAAAAATGTCAACTGGAGCACTGGCAAAGTAATAGAGCTAGTGAAGGAAAAGGTTGCGGCGATGGGTGCTCCGGAATGGGGTAGATTATGTCAAAAGATAAAAGAGATTGAGGCGGAGTATGTAAAAAGTGATCATGTGGTAGATTTAGTCACTGATGAGTTTGTAATTTTTGCTGACGATGATTGCGACACGGATGAAGAAagtagtgatgatgatgatggtcttGATTATGATAGcgaaaaaacaattacaaataccagctcaGCTTCAGCTGATCCAAGACCTGGCaccagctctagttttgacctAATGGAacgaatatctattttacccctagattaa